One genomic window of Anguilla anguilla isolate fAngAng1 chromosome 13, fAngAng1.pri, whole genome shotgun sequence includes the following:
- the LOC118211120 gene encoding interleukin-20-like isoform X2, translated as MNASVSLLCLCFLALLPAEAKPFHRVQLQGCAANVRLHELSKHLTAILQHISDGDPDIAIITNRVLNSVQPVDRCCFLKELMDFYLHAVFSRWNGVLPLLVQKHASPLANSFFTISQDLQACGCECGGDALLKIQSIRRTFEKMEQGAGVEKALCDLEILLSWMEHQL; from the exons ATGAACGCGTCCgtttctcttctctgtctctgcttcctcGCCCTCCTCCCTGCTGAGGCTAAACCGTTCCATCGAGTCCAGCTTCAGGGCTGCGCCGCCAACGTTCGCCTGCACGAGCTCAGCAAGCACCTGACTGCCATACTGCAGCACATT TCCGATGGGGATCCAGACATTGCCATCATTACGAACAGAGTGCTGAACTCTGTCCAG CCTGTGGACAGGTGCTGCTTCCTGAAGGAGCTGATGGATTTCTACCTGCATGCGGTGTTCTCCCGCTGGAATGGCGTGCTTCCTCTGCTGGTCCAGAAACACGCCAGCCCCCTGGCCAACAGCTTCTTCACCATCAGCCAAGACCTGCAGGCCTGT GGATGTGAATGCGGAGGGGACGCTCTTCTGAAAATACAGAGCATCCGGAGAACGTTTGAAAAG ATGGAGCAGGGCGCGGGGGTGGAGAAGGCCCTGTGTGACCTGGAGATCCTTCTGTCCTGGATGGAGCACCAGCTGTAG
- the LOC118211120 gene encoding interleukin-20-like isoform X1: MCSEWTCAALPGIMVFDRSASLSNRSMNASVSLLCLCFLALLPAEAKPFHRVQLQGCAANVRLHELSKHLTAILQHISDGDPDIAIITNRVLNSVQPVDRCCFLKELMDFYLHAVFSRWNGVLPLLVQKHASPLANSFFTISQDLQACGCECGGDALLKIQSIRRTFEKMEQGAGVEKALCDLEILLSWMEHQL, from the exons ATGTGTTCAGAGTGGACGTGTGCTGCTCTTCCTGGGATAATGGTGTTTGACCGGAGCGCCTCTCTGTCCAACAGGAGCATGAACGCGTCCgtttctcttctctgtctctgcttcctcGCCCTCCTCCCTGCTGAGGCTAAACCGTTCCATCGAGTCCAGCTTCAGGGCTGCGCCGCCAACGTTCGCCTGCACGAGCTCAGCAAGCACCTGACTGCCATACTGCAGCACATT TCCGATGGGGATCCAGACATTGCCATCATTACGAACAGAGTGCTGAACTCTGTCCAG CCTGTGGACAGGTGCTGCTTCCTGAAGGAGCTGATGGATTTCTACCTGCATGCGGTGTTCTCCCGCTGGAATGGCGTGCTTCCTCTGCTGGTCCAGAAACACGCCAGCCCCCTGGCCAACAGCTTCTTCACCATCAGCCAAGACCTGCAGGCCTGT GGATGTGAATGCGGAGGGGACGCTCTTCTGAAAATACAGAGCATCCGGAGAACGTTTGAAAAG ATGGAGCAGGGCGCGGGGGTGGAGAAGGCCCTGTGTGACCTGGAGATCCTTCTGTCCTGGATGGAGCACCAGCTGTAG